The following nucleotide sequence is from Nothobranchius furzeri strain GRZ-AD chromosome 11, NfurGRZ-RIMD1, whole genome shotgun sequence.
TGAGTCACTGATGGCCTTGACTCGACCTTCTCGCAGCTCTGGTAGCTCCCAGCTGGACCTGCAGCAGCAGATGGAGGTATAGAGGAGAGGTAGGTGAGATATTCCTAGATGTCATACACATGCTAGCCTGGCGGTGTCCTGTGCACACTTACATGCCAATATCACCATACGTGTTGTAGAACTCCATCTGGGTGCAGGCTTGGATCCAGCCCACCACCCATGTCTCGTTGCGGGGCACGGGTGGCATCACAACTCCTGCTGAAGCTCTGAAGTAGGGCGTCTTATAACGAAGCACGATTGGAGAGTTCTCCTCGATGATGGTGGGACACTGGTCGATGGAGGCGGACACCTCGTAGACCACGATGTTCTCGCGTCTGATGCGGGGCTTGCACGCGATGCTCTGAATGCAGCCCATAGCGCAGGTGAAGAGCAGAACGAGCAGAACCAGAGAGAGCAAGTGAAACCTGGACAGTATGCTCATCAGTCCCCTCCAGCCTCCACCCAATGGAGAGCAAACCGAACCTTTAACTGCACATCACCACTGACTGGCTGGGGTTAAAGAAGTTCGGAGGATGGTTTGAAAGTCAAGGGAGCAAGCCAACATCCGCCATCATTTCTCCAGCATGGTGTAGAAAGTGGAGTTAGGGGGGAGTATGTCACAGATCTCCGCAGCCTCCTCCCCCCGGTCTGACTGCTGACTGCCGCACTGCCCTTGGCACTCGTCCCCGCAAACTACAATCCGGCCTCCCCGAGGCTGCTGCTGGCTCCCCGCCGCGCGTCCTCTGCTCCCCGTCGAGTCCGCACGTCCGGCCGCACGTCGGTGCCCCTGAATCCTGCTGCCCTGCTCCCGGCTCCGAGCTGTCATGTCAGGAGGCGACAGGGCAGCCAGGTGCGTCAACGGAGGAGGGCTGGGGTACCTTTGTTCGCTGGCTTTCCTCGTTTCAGCCCAGGATTCACACGGAGCCCACCCAACTCAAAATGGAGCTCTTCATCACTCAGACCTGTATGAAGAAGATGCGACTTCGTGCTGAAAAGGCGGGCCGGCGGGGCTGCAGCGGACTATTGTGACGCTCTCCCCGAAGCGGGCTTCCATTCTCGGAGACGCATGAATGGTGCATGATGAATGGAAGCAGCAAGGCAGAATAACCGTGATAAAAGCATCCCGCCCGCCGGTACCGTGTCACCGGGCGGTCCAGCACAACTCACCAGAGAGCATCCTCTTCCGGCGGGGTCGCTGCTCGGTTTGGAGGTGCTGATGCTGTAGCGGAGGGAGGGGCGGGGAGGGGCGCCACCCAGTCTCTGCATTAAAAATAACAAGCACGTGGGGGCGTGGCCACGAGACCGCATCACGGCCCCGGCGCGAAGCCCCATTGGTCGGAGAGGTCCATAGCGGAAGTGATGTGGCCTTGCCCAGCGGCAGAAACGGACACGCATTCACCGGTCTGCTCCCTCCGGGGCTAGTTAATGTTCGTCCGCGTCGTCGGTAGCTTGTGTCAGAGAGTACCCAGCGTGTTAACCCGGCGGTCGGTGATGACGAAGCCGAACGTTGTCTTCGTGCTGGGCGGGCCCGGCGCCGGCAAAGGGACCCAGTGTTCCAAAATAGTGGAGGTATGAAAGAAAACGGAGGATTTGGTGTTTTTCCCCTCGGGAGGAGAAGTGGACCGGCTCGGGCCTGAAGAATTCTGCTGATGTTTTACTGTTGTTCATGAAATTAGGATTAAATCTCAGTCACTTCCGGTTGCCTTCTTCACGCGTGCTAGCCAGCCGCAGCTAGCTGCTTAGCATCGTAGCTTAGCTGTCTAAATCTGTGTGGTACCAACAAACTCCAGCTGTAGAGTTTACTGGGCCGCCGGTTCTGGTCTCTTTCCTGACCGGAACCACCGGTTCGTGCCCGAATGAACGACATGATCAGTAGGTGAGCCGGTGACAGGACACAGGAAGTCTTATCACTGGTTCATCTGTGCAGGTGCGGTGACGTCACGATGACACGTGACTAAACAAACAGGCAGGCTGCGTGAAGGCTTGGTAAACATTCTGCTTCAGCCATGACTGTGATCTGAAAGAGCCACGCTTCATCTGCGTACAGCAGTGTGAAGGGTCCGCTGCTGATGGGGAGGAGGAGGAATCAGCCGATGGCGGCTCTCTGAACAACCTCAGTGTGGAGTAGAGGTCGACCTCATTGGTTTATCTATTGCAGATGCCGATCAGCTGATTCTGCAACAGCACCTGGCTGCCTGAGGATGCGCCTGACTTCCAGTCGGCTTTAGGGACAGAAATCGGCCGAGGGTTTGGAGCGGTGGAGATTGGCTCCGTCTGCACAGTTTCAGCCTGTAGAGATCCATAGCAGATGATGCAGTTGCCAATAACTTTTATGCTTGACATTGTTTATTCCACAAGCTTTTTACAGCAGAACTGGATTTGGAAAATGATGAAATTTCATAATAATCCTACAAACAAAACCAAGAAATGAGATGTTTATTTCCACGTAAAGGCCAGATTATTCTAACAACTGTCCAAACGGCTTCGGAGCTGAAAGATCGGAGTTCTTTAAAGCTACAATCCAGAGTTCCCTTCTTTCAGAAACAACTTGTGCTTTTGTTTTATACATCCTTGAGAGCGATGGTCTTCCGTAGTTCTGCGATATCGTCTAGGCAGTTAGCCATTTGGAGTTTTTGCTGAACCTGTCTCGTGTCGCCTCGTGCAGTTTAAGTTGTGCGCCACCAACAGCGTTGGACATCGGCCTACGTACTGATGTCAGTCGCTGAGTGCCACagatgtgtgtgtacatatgagTGAACAGCACGATTGCTTCAGCTCTGTTGGCCAGCTGCAGGTGCGTTCATGAAGGAGAGGCTCATTTGCTTACACCCGTCCTCAATGAGTAGGTAGGGAAGTTCGAGGTGCGATACcgttgctgttggagacaaacctGCTTTGAGGCAGCCGCCTGCTTTGGGAATAATCAGAAAGAATAATCTGTTTCTCTAAACTGGGAGTGTTCACAGACTCCCAGCAGCAGCTGATGTGTTATCCGGTCATCTCGCCACAGAAGCCCAGCGCTGACGCCTCAAGTGCTAATTTGATGCTTCCTGTGGAGGTTTGTTTACTcccttttgtttatttgtttgtttctcAGACCTATAAATGCACCCACCTGTCAGCGGGGGACCTGCTCAGAGAAGAGCGATGCAGAGCCGAGTCTAAGGATGGACAGCTCATTGACGCTTACATCAAAGAAGGCAAAATAGTTCCTGTGGAGATCACCATCAACCTCCTCAGGAAGGTGAGCCTGACGTTCATGTTCAGAGTCCAGCTCAGCGTCCTCCAGCGGGGCTCGTCCTTCCAGTGGTTGCTTGGCATTTCATGTTTCCATGGCGACCAGATTAGTAGAAAGTGGGTCCGGTCAGCTAGCTGATGACCCAGATGGAAGTCACCACAATCGGAGAAACAGAGCTTTAtcatcataaataaataaatacagtacATTCTGTTAAACTTCTGATTCCGTTCTGAGAAAACTTATTTATCACAGCAATTGCTTACTCTTTCATATCCTTATATCATGTTCTCGAGCCAGGAAGTACTAAAatgacgagagagagagagagagagagagagagagagagagagagagagagagagagagagagagagagagagagagagagagagagagagagagagagagagagagagagagagagagagagagagagagagagagagagagagagagagagagagagagagagagagagagagagagagagagagagagagagagagagagagagagagagagagagagagagagagagagagagagagagagagagagagagagagagagagagagacagagacagagacagagacagagacagagacagagacagagacagagacagagacagagacagagacagagacagagacagagacagagagagagagagagagagagagagagagagagatgcgtcGAGCATAAACAAACCTTAACACAACCTCTCCTGCTACACCTCTGTGGGATCacaattttgattgttttactagaaaaaccagcaaatgaAATGTTTACCTCTCATCCAGACATTTACATCCACTCACAACTCAAACAAGATGGCTGGAAATGTCTGTTATACAGAGCCGCGGCTGCAACAAGTTGTCGTTGGTGCTCCAGACTTGGGACTTTCATGTGTATCCAAACCATTTATAATGCTTATTTTGTCCACATACCTGTCCTCCATGTCTGTATTGAATGTATCCAGGTTgggctggcctatctggcattctggcactgtcccagtgGGTGACCAGACTTTTCCCCAGAcacgtccacttttcactctctgtccgggacaTTTCCTATATTGATAAAAATGTCAGTTTTTTTCTTTCAGGAGCAGAGTTCGAATTAGACGTGGATCCAGGAAGAGCTCGAAAAAAAGATcttgtttctacctatattacattatctatacGGACTCTCAGCGTACTGGGATTCTTATGAGCAGAGAGCGAGTGCTGACTGTTGATGCGCTCCACGCAGCTGCGTCCTGCAAAGGGCACATTCTcatagtggcgcaaccaaaaaaattATAATTCACACACGATTGTTGATGTCATTTCATATTCTCTGGTGCCTCTTCTTCTGTTCAAGCCGGACGCGCTCCGCTAATGCAGTGGCTACTGTGCTTTGGCGATGCGGCCGCGTAGCGAGCACTGCGGTCGACATTTAATCTGCTTGGTTCAAAAGTATCTCATGAAGGGAAAAATgaggaagccaggcagcagttttttctggagaaatgagaggagaagcaggaagatcagagacaggacggggaaatagtcaaataaaaaacaagattAATCCCACTACACCTGTGGGCTGCggtcaatcagctgaaactgttgagggaaGTTTGTCaaaactaaatcacaggagatgtccagagtttGGAAGCGTGTGCGTTTCATTAGCGTTAATGAGCCGTTACGGCAGATAGGACTTTACTGTCGCCCAGATTATTTTCTGAAACCAGGTCTGTATAACCGACGCTACCCCGTCCTCTTTAGAGGCGCGTCTTCATCCACCTGCAGCTGAAAgtggacagaaacggggatctgtGCTGCAACCCGATCGATAATCCGCGTGTTTCCAGCAGAACACGTTGGTGCAAGAGtcagattttattttacttcctcAAAATTAATTTAACATTAGATATTACAGAAGACGAGAACGGCTCGCCAACAAACGAAAAGCCCGTCCCCGGTTAATTACAAGGACGGCTCGCTGGCTGCTTCCGGGCGAAGTGAGCGACTTGTTGGAGAATTACACTTTTAgagtcattatttatttattcagacaGAGACAGTGAGCCATAAATAATACATACTTAGACCAAAGCTGCGGGCCACGTGGAAACTGGCCGTGGGCCGTGATTGGCCCGTGGACCGGACTTTGGACATGCCTGTGTAATGGTGTCTGTATAGTTGTTGTTTTATCACTTTGATTTTGTGAAATACTTTTTGATCATTTCTGAGAAATGTGCTGTACAAATGAACATTATTTACTTGCATTTCTGAGTATTTTACATCAAAGACGCTTTTTTGTCAGGCGATGGAAGAGACGATGCAGAAGGACAGCAGCAAGAGTTGTTTCCTTATCGACGGTTTCCCTCGTAACGAGGACAACCTTCACGGGTGGACCCGCGTCATGGATGGAAAGGCAAAAGTCaaatttgtgcttttttttgactGCGGCACCGAGGTGAGTCAGAAACTGGTGGTGACCTGTCCTTCGGTGTCTTTGGTTGGACTCTGAGCATCGTTTGTCCTCAGGTTTGCATCAACAGGTGTTTAGAACGGGGGAAGAGCAGCGGGCGCACCGATGACAACCGAGAGAGCTTGGAGAAAAGGTGCCCTCCACCCACACACACTTGTCTGATACATCATTGATTAAAGTGTTAGCAAAGTCAGCCCCAACCTTTGGCAGGGCTTCTTTCTGTGTACTTAAACATCTCATATCTGCCTATGGAGCTCCCTCTGACCCATTTAAGTTGCTGCTGAGTACCTGCTTAGGTGTTTTTAGCCTCATTTGCGTCTCCTTCCAGCCCCTGGTGACGTGTGACCTGAATAACCGGCAGCGTTTCTCCTTTAACACAGAATCCAAACCTACCAGCAGTCCACACGACCAATCATTCAGCTGTACGAGAAGCAGGGAAAGGTGCGGACTGTGGATGCGTCTCGTCCTGTGGATGAGGTGAGTCGAAGGCATCCTTTTGTTCGTTAAAGCGGCGGGAGAAGGGGCGTGGCCAGTGGAGCTGGGGAGGGGCACGTCTAAGCCAAGCAGTAATTTTAAAGAGATAACGGTCGTTTTTTCCAAGGTAACCACTTTGTTTTTAACGTCCCAGCAGGAAGTTGATGGGATCAGAAGCATTGACCGATGGGACAACTGTCTCATCATCTTTTCTCAAGGTCACTTTAAGACTCCGCACAATGATGACGAATCAAGTCTTGACCAAGCAATTGGTGTATCGGGCACCTTGCCAGTACGGTTACAACTAAAACTATCAACACAACAACTAAAGACTGCCAAAAACGCCGCCATCACTTCGATGAACTACAATAATTATAGAACCAATGGTTTTCTATCAATGAAATAAACAAAGATGGATAAACCGTCCGTGACCCAGGCTTCTGAAGCTTTGACTTGAATGGGCAGGTCTGATCACTGCCAACTTGGCCATGTCAAACCAAAACAAACCCAACACAGCACTGGGTCtcggctgcttttattttgaaaagtgacACAGCACACGAACCAGGCGCGTGACCTAGGTAAAATGAAGCCTCATTTCTCACACGGTTTTCCATGAAACGACGCAAGCTTCAGATCAAAGCTTGGGTGTGTATATACACGTATATACGATGGTATATACGATGGTATATACACACCTCGAAGCCTCGGCTTCATAAGTCCCATCACACCTAAACACGTGGTTGGGTCTTTTAGCTCCGTTCTTAAGGAGACAAATTATGCAAAACTAACATTTTACATCTATTTATGCTGCTATGTGCGTCTCTGCTGCTCATATGAACACTGTGTCAGTGTTTTAAGTCAGGGTTTATGAGCTGTCTCAAAAAGTCCTCATTAGTGAGGTCACAATGTGcaaaagagctgctgctggaggcagAGTTAATTTTGTTGAGAAAATATTCTTTTTCATTTTGTAAAACTTTAATTTTTGTGGACTAAAACAAAATTAGCACTAAAAATGTCTGTAAAGCCTTAATTATGACAAATATTGATCAACGTAAAGACCATTTTGTTGTTTATTAAAGCGCGACAACGAAAATTGACAGTAATGAAAATTAGGGGTGCCCCAAAATGAAAATCCTTGGCTGAAACACCGAAAGAAACGATGTCAATAATAAGAACCATAGGATTAGAGGGACTGTAAAATTAACAtttagccctctggggtccacggacgcGAATACGTGTCTTTTGAacgggtctgatttgggacgctgtagcagcaagactccgcctccctgagtttcggtttcaattcagctttaaaagggagattataaactacaccccagtttttaaattgtgtCAATAGGCACGTAaacgcggagttatactaaactaaaaaacgacctaattttagacaatctgataacttgtcaaacagcagtttagtaatctgtgagagggaatgtgcttgtgaacataaaaacatgagatcctattgctgttggtggaagtctcacatattcagctggtaaaaagcatcattatgtagctgagagagagagaggaaggctgcacgagtaacgagatgtgcgcaaaaaggagccgcttggcgggaaaggagtggcgcgaacggagtaacaacaagcaattagacagatattaacggtaaacttcatattttggagcgatccggacagatatactgtctctgcagtttagtaggcttttattaggctttaataaaggatgatgagaaggataaatgtccaccaggcagttcagatagtacggctgttttttgaactggaagcagaggaagtgggcggagactcacagccggagtctgaggcaaatggcgaggatgttgatgacgatgtggcagatccatccttcctcttagaagagttgggtcatgatgaggtagaggatgaaggcagagatgcagctcctcggagatccaacaagaggagtgggcggcgccacgcagctgtcagatcttgATCTCCgcggcgtgagacagagccactctccactccaaaatgcatgtacattattgccaaattaataaaataagtataaatacagatagtccaggttgtcctgaaaacaATGATAcctcataaggcaatatttattgtttttattagaaaatacaaaagaaaaaccaaaatgagtcaaaaactgtgatttacaccctggacccccagagggctaataatttgtttaaaaatgtgttatttgctatatttattgatattttttataaatgtaccatCTAGATGACCATTCTAAATTACAACAAAACATtcttcataaatgtttgttggtttcacagtaaaataaacaacttttttcctatttggattttgtttttgagtgatttaaggtctaatatgcaaccctttTATGTCATAATATAAAAAATtagtataaattcataaagtccaggttgtgctgaaaagattgataccacataagacagaggttatggtttttattttggaaatgcaAAGGAAaactaaattagtcaaaaacggcaaattacacgctggaccccagagggtggaGCACCAAAGTCGCAGTATTGTGTTTATACTTTACATTATGTCGATGTTTACACCAGAAGATGGCGGAGACATGTAGCTTCAGTCTGAGCAACACTTTTGGGTGTTTCTCTTGAAAGTTTCTGAGTTTATAGAGTTTGAAAAGTGACCCCACAGCAGCAGCGGAGCGTGTGTGCTTCATGAGCGTGAACGCGCCTCACACGCGTGGTCCAAAGCGTAGTTCACCGTGTTCAGGACACGACGGGCGTAGGAAGGGTGGTAAAAACATTGCTAATAGTGCCTGACGTAGCAGGAATGtgaaagaaggaagaagaaaacaCTGGGAAGATGCGGTCGGTGGGAAACTGAAGATTGAAAGTGTGTCACATACATGATGTGAATATTCCAGCGACCGTAAAGGAACTGCATTACTACCTTTGGAAAAACTTTATTTTTGAAGTCAGTCCAGGTTATTTTTATGAGCAAGTTCCCACATGAGTGATGAAACGGAGACGGGGTCCACTTCTTGCTACGCCGCTGATGCGGAgtcatgttttttatttaaaatagatTTTAGCTCCGTGAAAATCAGAATACGATGCTCTACTCTGTTGTCTTGCAGGTGTTTGCT
It contains:
- the fam78ba gene encoding protein FAM78B isoform X2 — protein: MSILSRFHLLSLVLLVLLFTCAMGCIQSIACKPRIRRENIVVYEVSASIDQCPTIIEENSPIVLRYKTPYFRASAGVVMPPVPRNETWVVGWIQACTQMEFYNTYGDIGMSSWELPELREGRVKAISDSDGVSYPWYGNTTETVTLTGPTSKPSRLTVSMNDNFYPSVTWAVPISNSNTPMLTHITRDQSFITWLVAMNSVSKNNGGLVVPSEGAVRVIRAAEWAIRQASVGRRSQPIKPLEVVYIVCKRIG
- the cmpk gene encoding UMP-CMP kinase isoform X2 — translated: MFVRVVGSLCQRVPSVLTRRSVMTKPNVVFVLGGPGAGKGTQCSKIVETYKCTHLSAGDLLREERCRAESKDGQLIDAYIKEGKIVPVEITINLLRKAMEETMQKDSSKSCFLIDGFPRNEDNLHGWTRVMDGKAKVKFVLFFDCGTEVCINRCLERGKSSGRTDDNRESLEKRIQTYQQSTRPIIQLYEKQGKVRTVDASRPVDEVFADVMDLLNKEGFLLN
- the cmpk gene encoding UMP-CMP kinase isoform X1, with the translated sequence MFVRVVGSLCQRVPSVLTRRSVMTKPNVVFVLGGPGAGKGTQCSKIVETYKCTHLSAGDLLREERCRAESKDGQLIDAYIKEGKIVPVEITINLLRKAMEETMQKDSSKSCFLIDGFPRNEDNLHGWTRVMDGKAKVKFVLFFDCGTEVCINRCLERGKSSGRTDDNRESLEKRIQTYQQSTRPIIQLYEKQGKVRTVDASRPVDEVFADVMDLLNKEGNQTWSFSLMSSGWFCLSSA